The Deinococcus proteolyticus MRP genome includes a window with the following:
- a CDS encoding aldolase/citrate lyase family protein: MTYTNPFKAALQRGEPQYGYWLALAHPYAAEAVAGAGFEWLLIDGEHAPNTVPSVLAQLQALAPYAGEAIVRPVNDDRALIKQLLDIGARTLLIPMVDTTEQAAAAVAATRYPPAGVRGVASALVRASRWGTREGYLAQAEQEICVLVQVESATGLSNLAAIAATEGVDGVFIGPADLSASLGHLGQPNHPDVQAAIREAAQTIRAAGKAAGILAVQEKDARRYLDWGYTFVAVGVDVLSLTQGARATLNSLRRDQ; the protein is encoded by the coding sequence ATGACCTATACCAATCCCTTCAAAGCCGCTCTGCAACGCGGCGAACCGCAGTACGGCTACTGGCTGGCGCTGGCGCACCCCTACGCCGCCGAAGCGGTGGCGGGCGCGGGCTTTGAGTGGCTGCTGATAGACGGCGAACACGCCCCCAACACCGTGCCGAGCGTGCTGGCGCAGTTGCAGGCGCTGGCCCCTTACGCGGGCGAGGCCATCGTGCGCCCGGTGAACGATGACCGCGCCCTTATCAAGCAACTGCTGGACATCGGCGCACGCACCCTGCTCATTCCGATGGTGGACACGACTGAGCAGGCCGCCGCCGCCGTCGCCGCGACCCGCTACCCGCCCGCCGGAGTGCGCGGAGTGGCTTCGGCGCTGGTGCGGGCCTCGCGCTGGGGCACCCGCGAAGGCTACCTGGCGCAGGCCGAGCAGGAAATCTGCGTGCTGGTGCAGGTGGAATCGGCCACTGGCCTGAGCAACCTGGCGGCCATCGCGGCCACCGAGGGGGTAGACGGGGTCTTCATCGGCCCCGCCGACCTGAGTGCCAGCCTGGGCCATCTGGGGCAGCCGAACCATCCGGACGTGCAGGCCGCTATCCGTGAAGCCGCGCAGACCATCCGGGCCGCGGGCAAGGCGGCGGGCATTCTGGCTGTGCAGGAAAAGGACGCTCGCCGCTATCTGGACTGGGGCTACACATTCGTGGCAGTGGGGGTGGATGTGCTGAGCCTGACCCAGGGCGCACGGGCCACGCTGAATAGCCTGCGCCGGGACCAGTAG
- a CDS encoding GTP-binding protein — translation MKLVISGPVGAGKTTFVQTLSETEVVATEAEASEDIGKQYTTVAFDFGTINLDGQELLLYGTPGQDRFDFMWDVLCEGALGLTLLVAGDKPEDFAHARNILEFITSRNPVPFVVGVTRQDLPKVWTPEDVASYFDLPPEQVCGLNATDNDSSREVLIRLLELQLAEQPAGQSTAPAEVAGA, via the coding sequence ATGAAACTGGTGATTTCCGGCCCGGTGGGTGCCGGCAAGACCACCTTCGTGCAGACGCTGTCCGAAACTGAAGTGGTCGCGACCGAAGCCGAGGCCAGCGAGGACATCGGCAAGCAGTACACTACGGTGGCCTTCGACTTCGGCACCATCAACCTCGACGGCCAGGAGCTGCTGCTGTACGGCACGCCCGGCCAGGACCGCTTCGACTTTATGTGGGACGTGCTGTGCGAGGGTGCCCTGGGCCTGACCCTGCTGGTGGCCGGCGACAAACCCGAGGACTTCGCACACGCCCGCAACATTCTGGAATTCATCACCTCGCGTAACCCGGTGCCGTTTGTGGTGGGCGTGACCCGTCAGGACCTGCCCAAGGTCTGGACGCCCGAGGACGTGGCCAGCTACTTCGACCTGCCCCCCGAGCAGGTGTGCGGCCTGAACGCCACCGACAACGACAGCTCACGTGAGGTGCTGATTCGCCTGCTGGAACTGCAGCTGGCCGAGCAGCCCGCCGGGCAGTCCACGGCCCCGGCCGAAGTTGCCGGCGCCTGA
- a CDS encoding roadblock/LC7 domain-containing protein — protein sequence MTMSKQEQLQNTLRDLRSAIPDVRGAMIATVDGLPIAQTFSDNTDAGRVAAMAATALGLGKRINDTLGTGDLSEMSVSGSTGQVYIYATGRKGVLAVVAPSGMNLGLLHMEARDTAGRVAAIL from the coding sequence ATGACCATGAGCAAACAGGAACAGCTCCAGAACACCCTGCGCGACCTGCGCAGCGCCATCCCCGACGTGCGCGGCGCCATGATCGCCACCGTGGACGGCCTGCCCATCGCGCAGACCTTCAGCGACAACACCGACGCCGGGCGCGTGGCTGCGATGGCCGCCACCGCCCTGGGCCTGGGGAAGCGCATCAACGACACCCTGGGCACCGGCGACCTCAGCGAAATGAGCGTGAGCGGCTCCACCGGCCAGGTGTACATCTACGCCACCGGCCGCAAGGGCGTGCTGGCCGTGGTGGCCCCCAGCGGCATGAACCTGGGCCTGCTGCACATGGAAGCCCGCGATACGGCCGGCCGTGTGGCGGCCATCCTCTAA
- the hpaH gene encoding 2-oxo-hept-4-ene-1,7-dioate hydratase — protein MTDRVIPAAELPALAAELQLAEDSGVQLAPLSERFPGMTLADAYAVQRAWVSRKVQSGAVIRGHKIGLTSRAMQLSSQIDEPDYGTLTDEMFFEPNGDIPLSRFVAPKVEVELAFLLKSDLEGPNLTVFDVLRATEYVTPAAEIIDARIQRVSKATGKPRRVTDTISDNAANAGVIVGGRAVRPDDLDMRWAAALCIRNGAVEETGVAAGVLGHPASGIAWLARRLAPHGEGLKAGELVLAGSFTRPVDIASGDTFTFDYGPLGVFTCRFTGEARLKDA, from the coding sequence ATGACCGACCGCGTGATTCCTGCCGCCGAACTTCCAGCGCTGGCCGCCGAACTGCAACTGGCCGAGGACAGCGGCGTGCAGCTTGCCCCCCTTTCCGAACGCTTTCCCGGCATGACCCTGGCCGACGCCTACGCGGTGCAGCGGGCCTGGGTGAGCCGCAAAGTGCAGAGCGGCGCGGTGATTCGCGGGCACAAAATCGGCCTGACCTCGCGGGCCATGCAGCTCAGCTCGCAGATTGACGAACCCGACTACGGCACCCTGACCGACGAGATGTTCTTCGAGCCGAACGGGGACATTCCGCTGTCGCGCTTCGTGGCCCCCAAGGTGGAAGTGGAGCTGGCGTTCCTGCTGAAAAGCGACCTGGAGGGTCCCAACCTGACCGTGTTCGACGTGCTGCGGGCCACCGAGTACGTGACTCCCGCCGCCGAAATCATTGATGCCCGTATTCAGCGCGTGTCCAAGGCCACCGGGAAGCCGCGCCGGGTGACCGACACCATTTCCGACAATGCCGCCAACGCAGGCGTGATTGTGGGTGGCCGCGCCGTGCGCCCTGATGACCTTGACATGCGCTGGGCGGCGGCGCTGTGCATCCGCAACGGAGCGGTAGAGGAGACCGGCGTGGCGGCAGGCGTGCTGGGGCACCCGGCCAGCGGCATCGCCTGGCTGGCCCGCCGCCTGGCCCCGCACGGCGAGGGGCTGAAAGCCGGTGAGCTGGTGCTGGCAGGCAGCTTTACCCGTCCGGTGGATATCGCCAGCGGCGACACCTTCACGTTCGACTACGGGCCGCTGGGCGTGTTCACCTGCCGCTTTACCGGCGAGGCGAGGCTTAAAGATGCCTGA
- a CDS encoding VOC family protein: protein MPEGRVAAVMIHVADREAALDWYRQAFPQATRREVNGFTLLDVGGISLEPVVADGKVSSGAAGTVVYWHTDDFAAELERLQRLGASLYRGPLAIEHGQQMCQVRDPWGNLLGLRG from the coding sequence ATGCCTGAAGGCCGCGTGGCTGCCGTGATGATTCATGTGGCGGACCGGGAAGCGGCGCTGGACTGGTACCGGCAAGCTTTTCCGCAGGCCACCCGCCGTGAGGTGAATGGGTTCACGTTGCTGGACGTGGGCGGTATCAGCCTGGAACCCGTCGTGGCCGACGGCAAAGTGAGCAGCGGCGCGGCGGGCACGGTGGTGTACTGGCACACGGACGATTTTGCCGCCGAACTGGAGCGCTTGCAGCGGCTGGGAGCCAGCCTCTACCGGGGACCGCTGGCGATAGAACACGGGCAGCAGATGTGCCAAGTGCGCGACCCCTGGGGCAACCTGCTGGGGCTGCGTGGCTGA